The Burkholderia pyrrocinia genome includes a region encoding these proteins:
- a CDS encoding extensin, with the protein MTSTRKTLMIAGGLLVAAAGTAYVMLLRADHRAIEDAGIGDSAAPVAAAPASNEHAVQGTIAPPAPAAALAARADKAPQPAAVAPPPPAPAPAPAAPARVSAAPASVPAVPAVPVVSEKAQPVAKPSAPPPKVNVVTVDAQDSTPPAAQPAPPAAPAQVTQRAPRKRDGLERHVAAAPAATTKSETPETAALVRESAKLDPSLPPPSMSSTSSMSAGTGSYRQGGSSSGANPVAAAMTEQLVRQSSNFKSTTPAPANGSPTATK; encoded by the coding sequence ATGACGAGTACCCGCAAGACATTGATGATCGCCGGAGGGCTCCTGGTAGCCGCGGCCGGCACCGCATACGTGATGCTTCTGCGCGCGGACCACCGTGCGATCGAAGACGCCGGCATCGGCGATTCGGCCGCGCCTGTTGCCGCGGCGCCCGCGAGCAACGAGCACGCGGTGCAGGGCACCATTGCGCCGCCGGCACCGGCCGCCGCGCTGGCAGCCCGTGCCGACAAGGCACCGCAACCGGCGGCTGTCGCGCCGCCTCCACCCGCACCGGCGCCCGCGCCGGCAGCACCCGCGCGCGTCAGCGCCGCACCTGCATCTGTCCCCGCCGTTCCAGCCGTTCCGGTAGTCAGCGAGAAAGCGCAGCCGGTGGCGAAGCCGAGCGCACCGCCGCCGAAGGTCAACGTCGTGACGGTCGATGCGCAGGATTCGACCCCGCCGGCCGCACAACCGGCACCGCCGGCCGCGCCGGCGCAGGTCACGCAACGTGCGCCGCGCAAGCGCGACGGCCTCGAACGCCACGTGGCCGCAGCACCTGCCGCAACAACAAAATCCGAAACGCCGGAGACGGCCGCGCTCGTCAGGGAATCGGCGAAGCTCGACCCGTCGTTGCCGCCTCCGTCGATGTCGTCGACGTCGTCGATGTCGGCGGGCACCGGTTCATATCGGCAAGGCGGTTCGTCGTCGGGCGCGAATCCGGTGGCCGCCGCGATGACCGAGCAACTGGTCAGGCAATCGAGCAATTTCAAGTCGACGACGCCAGCACCGGCGAACGGCAGCCCGACCGCGACCAAGTAA
- a CDS encoding carboxymuconolactone decarboxylase family protein: MTDRLPPFDPASASDAQKAVLAEILGGPRGNLNGPFLGWIASPELAQHAQRLGAFCRYRTGLPLRLSELAILVTAARWRSQAEWHIHHPIALDAGVPAATADAIRRGVAPAFESDDDALIHAFASELYDTRRVSDATFARAETRFGHETVVNLVALLGYYALVAMTLNTFGMRANGQTDLPFPE; encoded by the coding sequence ATGACAGACAGACTGCCACCATTTGATCCCGCCTCGGCCAGCGACGCACAGAAGGCCGTGCTGGCCGAGATTCTCGGCGGCCCGCGCGGCAACCTGAACGGGCCGTTTCTCGGCTGGATCGCGAGCCCCGAGCTGGCCCAGCACGCGCAGCGGCTCGGCGCGTTCTGCCGCTATCGCACCGGCCTGCCGCTGCGGCTGTCGGAACTCGCGATTCTCGTGACGGCCGCGCGCTGGCGCTCGCAGGCCGAGTGGCACATCCACCATCCGATCGCGCTCGACGCGGGCGTGCCGGCCGCGACAGCCGACGCGATCCGGCGCGGCGTCGCGCCCGCATTCGAGTCGGACGACGATGCGCTGATCCATGCGTTCGCGAGCGAGCTGTACGACACGCGGCGCGTGAGCGACGCGACGTTCGCGCGTGCGGAAACCCGCTTCGGCCACGAAACCGTCGTGAATCTCGTTGCGCTGCTCGGCTACTACGCGCTCGTCGCGATGACGCTCAACACGTTCGGCATGCGCGCGAACGGGCAAACCGATTTGCCGTTTCCGGAGTAA
- a CDS encoding aspartate aminotransferase family protein: MTTVFHRAPRATLPVAVAGDGIEIIDSTGKRYIDACGGAAVSCLGHSNQRVIDAIKRQAQQLAYAHTSFFTTDVAEELADRLVDAAPAGLEHVYFVSGGSEAIEAALKLARQYFVEKGEPQRRHFIARRQSYHGNTLGALAIGGNAWRREPFLPLLIEAHHVSPCYAYRDQQAGETDEAYAQRLADELERKIVELGAEDVAAFVAETVVGATAGAVPPVRTYLKKIRAVCDKYGVLLILDEIMSGMGRTGYLYACDEDGVAPDLMTIAKGLGAGYQPIGATLVSDRIYRTIVDGSGFFQHGHTYLGHATACAAALEVQRVIADEKLLDNVKARGEQLRASLREHYGAHPHVGDVRGRGLFVGVELVCDRDTKATFDPALKLHAAVKREAMQRGLMVYPMGGTIDGVHGDHILIAPPFICTAQQIDTIVERLSGAIDAALASAGA; encoded by the coding sequence ATGACGACCGTTTTTCATCGCGCTCCGCGCGCTACCTTGCCCGTCGCCGTCGCAGGCGACGGCATCGAGATCATCGACTCGACCGGCAAACGCTATATCGACGCATGCGGCGGCGCGGCCGTCTCGTGTCTCGGCCACAGCAACCAGCGCGTGATCGACGCGATCAAGCGGCAGGCGCAGCAACTGGCGTACGCGCATACGTCGTTCTTCACGACCGACGTGGCCGAGGAACTGGCCGACCGGCTCGTCGATGCCGCGCCGGCCGGCCTCGAACACGTGTATTTCGTGTCGGGCGGCTCCGAGGCAATCGAGGCCGCGTTGAAGCTCGCGCGCCAGTATTTCGTCGAGAAGGGCGAGCCGCAGCGCCGCCATTTCATCGCGCGGCGCCAGAGCTATCACGGCAACACGCTCGGCGCGCTCGCGATCGGCGGCAACGCGTGGCGGCGCGAGCCGTTCCTGCCGCTGCTGATCGAAGCGCATCACGTGAGCCCGTGCTATGCGTACCGAGACCAGCAGGCGGGAGAAACCGACGAAGCGTATGCGCAGCGTCTGGCGGACGAGCTCGAACGCAAGATCGTCGAACTCGGCGCGGAAGACGTCGCGGCGTTCGTCGCGGAAACGGTGGTGGGCGCAACGGCCGGTGCGGTGCCGCCGGTGCGCACGTACCTGAAGAAGATCCGCGCGGTGTGCGACAAGTACGGCGTGCTGCTGATTCTCGACGAGATCATGTCGGGGATGGGGCGCACGGGCTACCTGTACGCGTGCGATGAAGACGGCGTCGCGCCCGACCTGATGACGATCGCGAAAGGGCTCGGCGCGGGCTACCAGCCGATCGGCGCGACGCTCGTCAGCGACCGCATCTACCGGACGATCGTCGACGGGTCGGGCTTCTTCCAGCACGGCCACACGTACCTCGGCCATGCGACCGCATGCGCGGCCGCGCTCGAGGTGCAGCGCGTGATCGCCGACGAGAAGCTGCTCGACAACGTGAAGGCGCGCGGCGAGCAACTGCGCGCGTCGTTGCGCGAGCACTACGGCGCGCATCCGCATGTCGGCGACGTGCGCGGCCGCGGGCTGTTCGTCGGCGTCGAACTCGTGTGCGATCGCGACACCAAGGCGACCTTCGATCCCGCGCTGAAGCTGCATGCGGCGGTCAAGCGCGAAGCGATGCAGCGCGGGTTGATGGTGTATCCGATGGGCGGGACGATCGACGGCGTTCACGGCGATCACATCCTGATCGCGCCGCCGTTCATCTGCACTGCGCAGCAGATCGATACGATCGTCGAGCGCCTGTCCGGCGCGATCGACGCGGCGCTCGCGTCGGCCGGTGCGTGA
- a CDS encoding C45 family autoproteolytic acyltransferase/hydolase, whose amino-acid sequence MPLFLSPVIAGEPFDIGVRLGELARPVFDAYMQQSSAWQAVRRWRGDPFVDALRQAALAAYPDLVAELDGIAAGIGWPADDIFLWNCRGELIHNAPDGCTTLAARDADGTRWIAHNEDGDPFLRERCLLVDVQPKGKPGFISFYYPGSLPGHTFAANRVGIAQAINNLRIRTPAPGVPRMILARAVLDATSLDAAADVLRGHARASGFHHTLGATGDARLLSIEASAARCSVVDVARLAGHANHLVHPGCDAEAQIVTQSSADRQRRVDALTPGIDAIDEAALLRVLGDRAPQGLPIYRDDPADPDDENTLATAVFAIGAAAIDVTVHQHGTQRFATRIVPSGRAHGAS is encoded by the coding sequence ATGCCGCTTTTCCTTTCTCCCGTCATCGCCGGTGAGCCGTTCGACATCGGCGTGCGCCTCGGCGAGCTCGCCCGTCCCGTGTTCGACGCGTACATGCAGCAGAGCAGTGCGTGGCAGGCCGTGCGCCGCTGGCGCGGCGATCCATTCGTCGATGCGCTGCGGCAGGCCGCGCTGGCCGCGTACCCCGATCTCGTCGCGGAACTGGACGGGATCGCGGCGGGCATCGGCTGGCCGGCCGACGACATCTTTCTGTGGAACTGCCGCGGCGAGCTGATCCACAATGCGCCGGACGGCTGCACGACGCTGGCCGCGCGCGACGCGGACGGCACGCGCTGGATCGCGCACAACGAGGACGGCGATCCGTTCCTGCGCGAGCGCTGCCTGCTCGTCGACGTGCAGCCTAAGGGCAAGCCGGGCTTCATCAGTTTCTACTACCCCGGTTCGCTGCCGGGCCATACCTTTGCCGCGAACCGCGTGGGCATCGCGCAGGCGATCAACAACCTGCGGATCCGGACGCCCGCGCCGGGCGTGCCGCGGATGATCCTCGCGCGCGCCGTGCTCGATGCGACGTCGCTCGACGCGGCGGCCGACGTGCTGCGCGGCCATGCGCGCGCGAGCGGCTTTCATCACACGCTCGGCGCGACCGGCGATGCACGGCTGCTGAGCATCGAGGCGAGCGCGGCGCGCTGCTCGGTCGTCGACGTGGCGAGGCTCGCGGGTCACGCGAACCATCTCGTGCATCCCGGCTGCGACGCGGAAGCGCAGATCGTCACGCAATCGTCGGCCGACCGCCAGCGCCGCGTCGACGCGCTGACGCCCGGCATCGACGCGATCGACGAAGCCGCGCTGCTGCGCGTGCTCGGCGATCGTGCGCCGCAAGGGCTGCCGATCTACCGCGACGATCCGGCCGATCCCGACGACGAGAACACGCTGGCAACGGCGGTGTTCGCGATCGGCGCGGCGGCGATCGACGTTACCGTTCACCAACACGGCACGCAGCGTTTCGCGACGCGCATCGTGCCGTCCGGACGCGCGCACGGCGCGTCCTGA
- the glnQ gene encoding glutamine ABC transporter ATP-binding protein GlnQ, whose protein sequence is MSMIEFQNVSKSFGHVPVLKNIDLKIDAGEVVVVVGPSGSGKSTMLRCINALEKITGGELLVDGQSVRGNATTIRNIRLEAGMVFQQFNLFPQMTALENVMFGPTQVRGASRADARDQAMALLDKVGLESRANHYPSELSGGQQQRVAIARALAIRPRLMLFDEPTSALDPELRHEVLKVMQDLATEGMTMIVVTHEIGFAKRVGTRLLFMDQGGIAEDGHPVDLIDRPPTPRLKEFLKHVS, encoded by the coding sequence ATGAGCATGATCGAATTCCAGAACGTGTCGAAGAGCTTCGGCCATGTACCGGTGCTGAAGAACATCGACCTGAAGATCGACGCGGGCGAGGTGGTCGTCGTGGTCGGCCCGTCGGGCTCGGGCAAATCGACGATGCTGCGCTGTATCAACGCGCTCGAGAAAATCACGGGCGGCGAATTGCTCGTCGACGGCCAGAGCGTGCGCGGCAACGCGACGACGATCCGCAACATCCGGCTCGAGGCCGGCATGGTGTTCCAGCAGTTCAACCTGTTTCCGCAAATGACCGCGCTCGAGAACGTGATGTTCGGGCCGACCCAGGTGCGCGGCGCATCGCGCGCCGACGCGCGCGACCAGGCGATGGCGCTGCTCGACAAGGTCGGCCTCGAATCGCGCGCGAATCATTACCCGTCCGAGCTATCGGGCGGCCAGCAGCAGCGCGTCGCGATCGCGCGCGCGCTCGCGATCCGCCCGCGGCTGATGCTGTTCGACGAGCCTACCTCCGCGCTCGATCCGGAATTGCGCCACGAAGTGCTGAAAGTGATGCAGGATCTCGCGACCGAAGGGATGACGATGATCGTCGTCACGCACGAGATCGGCTTCGCGAAGCGGGTCGGCACGCGCCTGCTGTTCATGGATCAGGGCGGGATCGCCGAGGACGGCCATCCGGTCGACCTGATCGACCGGCCGCCGACGCCGCGCCTGAAGGAATTCCTGAAACACGTGTCCTGA
- the glnP gene encoding glutamine ABC transporter permease GlnP translates to MNFDWSAIWAALPDLMDGVRLTVFIALFGLVGGFIVGMIAGMFRAYGPKAMNVLVQVYIELIRGTPIVVQVMFLYFALPLLAHIRIDGLTAAIIAITVNSGAYLAEVVRGALLSIPKGLTEAGLAMGLSMPRVLLKVVGPLAFRRLIPPLGNQCIVSLKDTSLFIVIGVGELTRKGQEIIAGNFQAVEIWSAVAVIYLILTGAMTLTLRLVEKRMRIL, encoded by the coding sequence GTGAATTTCGATTGGTCGGCGATCTGGGCGGCGCTGCCGGACCTGATGGACGGGGTCCGGTTGACGGTGTTCATCGCACTTTTCGGGCTGGTGGGCGGCTTCATCGTCGGGATGATCGCGGGCATGTTCCGCGCATACGGACCGAAGGCGATGAACGTGCTCGTCCAGGTCTATATTGAATTGATTCGCGGCACGCCGATCGTCGTGCAGGTGATGTTCCTGTATTTCGCGCTGCCGTTGCTCGCGCACATCCGCATCGACGGCCTGACGGCCGCGATCATCGCGATTACGGTGAATTCCGGCGCGTATCTCGCGGAAGTGGTGCGCGGTGCGCTGCTGTCGATCCCGAAGGGGTTGACCGAAGCGGGGCTCGCGATGGGGTTGTCGATGCCGCGCGTGCTGCTGAAGGTGGTCGGGCCGCTGGCGTTCCGGCGGCTGATTCCGCCGCTCGGCAACCAGTGCATCGTGAGCCTGAAGGACACGTCGCTGTTCATCGTGATCGGCGTCGGCGAACTGACGCGCAAGGGGCAGGAAATCATCGCGGGCAATTTCCAGGCGGTCGAGATCTGGAGTGCGGTGGCCGTCATCTACCTGATACTGACCGGCGCGATGACGCTGACGCTGCGGCTCGTCGAAAAGAGGATGCGGATCTTATGA
- the glnH gene encoding glutamine ABC transporter substrate-binding protein GlnH — protein sequence MSRRSFLKAVAVVAALGASLAHADTRTLVVGTDTSFMPFEFKQGDKYVGFDLDLWAEIAKDQGWKYTIQPMDFAGLIPALQTQNIDVALSGMTIKEERKKAIDFSAPYYDSGLAAMVQTGNTTIKSIDDLNGKVIAAKTGTATIDWIKAHLKPKEIRQFPNIDQAYLALEAGRVDAAMHDTPNVLFFVNNEGKGKVKVAGQPVSGDKYGIGFPKGSALVPKVNASLVKIKADGRYAQIYKKWFGAEPPKM from the coding sequence ATGAGTCGCCGTTCCTTCCTGAAAGCCGTCGCGGTGGTCGCCGCGCTCGGCGCAAGCCTCGCGCACGCGGATACCAGGACGCTCGTCGTCGGGACCGATACGTCGTTCATGCCGTTCGAGTTCAAGCAGGGCGACAAGTACGTCGGCTTCGATCTCGATCTGTGGGCGGAAATCGCGAAGGACCAGGGCTGGAAATACACGATCCAGCCGATGGATTTCGCGGGCCTGATTCCGGCGCTACAAACGCAGAACATCGACGTCGCGCTGTCGGGGATGACGATCAAGGAGGAGCGGAAGAAGGCGATCGACTTCTCCGCGCCGTACTACGACAGCGGCCTCGCGGCGATGGTGCAGACCGGCAACACGACGATCAAGTCGATCGACGACCTGAACGGCAAGGTGATCGCCGCGAAGACGGGCACCGCGACGATCGACTGGATCAAGGCGCACCTGAAGCCGAAGGAGATCCGCCAGTTCCCGAACATCGACCAGGCGTATCTCGCGCTCGAGGCCGGGCGCGTCGACGCGGCGATGCACGACACGCCGAACGTGCTGTTCTTCGTGAACAACGAAGGCAAGGGCAAGGTGAAGGTCGCGGGCCAGCCGGTCAGCGGCGACAAGTACGGCATCGGCTTCCCGAAGGGCAGCGCGCTCGTGCCGAAGGTCAACGCGTCGCTCGTGAAGATCAAGGCCGACGGACGCTACGCGCAGATCTACAAGAAGTGGTTCGGCGCCGAGCCGCCGAAGATGTGA
- a CDS encoding MAPEG family protein — translation MTTSQLCLFIVALLPFPLTFLAKARKGYDNRAPRAYLAKLEGWRARAQAAHQNAWEALALFTAALVVAWHNGANAHHVDQLAMGFVAIRVAYTLMYLLNWASLRSLVWFGGMACVVALFFAAP, via the coding sequence ATGACGACGTCCCAGCTGTGCCTGTTCATCGTGGCGCTGTTGCCGTTCCCGCTGACGTTCCTGGCCAAGGCCCGCAAGGGCTACGACAACCGTGCGCCGCGCGCGTACCTGGCGAAGCTCGAAGGCTGGCGCGCGCGGGCGCAGGCCGCGCACCAGAACGCATGGGAAGCGCTTGCGCTGTTCACGGCCGCGCTGGTCGTCGCGTGGCACAACGGCGCGAACGCGCACCACGTCGACCAGCTCGCGATGGGCTTCGTCGCAATCCGCGTCGCCTATACGCTGATGTACCTGCTGAACTGGGCGTCGCTGCGTTCGCTCGTGTGGTTCGGCGGGATGGCGTGCGTCGTCGCGCTGTTCTTCGCCGCGCCGTGA